The Plasmodium vivax chromosome 12, whole genome shotgun sequence genomic interval TATTATTCTCGCcgagtggggggaaaaatcgcATCACCCTTTGTTGCAAATGAACATATTGTACATAAATGCGCAGCACTTTTTTCGCAAATCTGAAGCACATATTTGTGTAAATTCACCAACACGAGCAGGAAAATTTCAGGTGCCAGTACTCTGTGCCATTATTAGCAACCGCAACAGAGTGAAGGAAAGGCGTGGGCGCGTAAAACAAATTAAGTTAAGAGCGGCAGGGGACTCGCTGCAGAGGTGACCCATGATTTGTAACTCACGACGCACAACGCGTTTCCAAGGAGGAGGATGCCAGTCTACATGTGACGCTTAAAAAGGTACAATACGTGGGGGGAACAAGTTAACGTGTACATAAATTATAcacgcttaaaaaaaaaaggaaaaaaattcgcacATGAGGAAATATGCATATAGCAACATGTATACATTTTACCTACATATCTACAAGCTGCACTTTTGCTGCTTTgatttttcgttttattgccgttccatttttcataaaatttttaatcaaGGCTATTGTTTGCGCGAAATGGTGttccaaaatggcaaatgaGAGAGGGAAGCGAAGCGCTGTTACACGTGTTTTCGCTTACGTGGTATGAGTGTTCCCCGTCACGCTGCCTCAGCATGTATAAATGTTTATGAACATGTCGAAGTGCGTGTACATttatttgcccttttttttaaacgcaaTATTATAGgtaatgcttttttttagcgctccccctttttgactGTACTGCGGAGCTGGGTCAGGATCGTCGCAGCGTGACTTGTTCCCATTCGTGAACCCATACATTGGGGGTGAAGTAGCATACACGTGATGTATTTGCCTCGCCGTTTGGGGTAGATAGGGAAGCAAAGAGGTACCTGCAAACGTggggatatatatatacatacttATATATACACTAACGTTTAACCGTGCGGATCAGTTCTGCATGCCGCTTGACTTCCCCGCGCTTGGGCGTCCTGATTGAAGAAGAGCAGGTGGAGCGGCTCGAGCTGAGGGCGCATTGGGGGAGATACGGACGGTGGGCAAGATTTTCACCAGGAGGGAACAGCGTGGGATACAGCTATTATACCTATTATACCTATGTGCTAGGCGACTGTCCCATACAAGTTGCTTTGCTATGTGGGGGACTTTTTAGCAGGGCTGCGGATGCGTACGTGTACACAGGTTCCTCACCTTGTGTTGTGCACTGATGTGAGTGCTTAACCCTGCCGTTCTTGTCATTCTGCCGCcactcctctttttttgtgcttacGCATAACGTTGTGATAAGCGGCCAGTTTGGTCCCACTTGAACAGTCGGAGGAGCCCACCATGGAGTCGCCAAAAGCCTCAATGCATGAAGCGTACAAGAGCTTCTGCTCGCAGCACCCCCTGAAGAAGTTGTCCATGCCGAAGAGCGACCTGGTATGGTCCTACTACGACATTAATAGTAGAAATGAAAACATAGTGATTTTTCTGCATGGGATATGTGGGACAGCCGGGTGTTACTTTTACCAACTGGATGCACTGGCAAACTTAGGGTTCCGAGTCATCTCCTTTCAGTACCCATGTTATAATTACCTAAAGGAttggataaaaaatatgtgtaacATATTggaatatttaaatataaagaaggcacatttttttgcctccgaTTTGGGTGGATACCTAATGCAGTTGTATGCAAAATTGTACCCATCCAAAGTGGAGTCTTTAATTCTGTGCAATTCGTATAGAAGGACAGATGACTTTGCTGCAGTTGCAGCGTTCAGAAATGTCTACGGGAAATTATACAGCTTTTTGCCCCATGtgctattaaaaaaaattatattggaaaattatatttatgtaaattatgtgaatatagatttgaaggagaaaaattcTTTAGAGTTCATGAGTAACGAAGTGGACTTAATATCATCTGCAGACttggggggaagaataagTTTGCAATTGTCCTCAGAAAACGTCGACAGTATTTGTGTCAACGATAGGAGTATCACCATTCTGCAGACATTAAATAATACCTATGCGGATAGCCTAAATGAGGACATGAAAAATGCTTACCCGTATGCTAAACATGCCATCTTAAAATCGGGGGGCTCCTTTCCCTACCTCAGTAGGCACGAAGAGGtcaatatgtacattttggtTCACCTGAGGAATAACTGTAATGCTGTTTTTGTGAAGGAGCAAATAAGTAGCATGAGTTATATGCACCAACtgaaaagtgaagaagtggaCATTGAGCAGTTCGCTTCTGGGAGAAAATTTGGCAAACGGGTTGATGGGAATGTTCGCAAGATGACCagtgaaggggggaagtgtaAGATTAGCACCATCAATCGGTGTGGCACGAGTCCCTCTAGTGGTGATATGCATAAGGGTACAACCTACCACACCGAGGGTGGAGACCCTAACGGGGCTACCTTTTCGTATaaggaaaggagaaaaacggaggaaggcaaaataaaacagggAGTACGTAGCATCAGGAGGGATGGGCACCCAGAGGAACAGGAGgatctttttaatttgtataaatatgGCAGCTATAATAGTTGTGAAAATTTTAGCCGGAAGGACACAGTGACTAGCGAGGAGACCGTTAACAGCCACGAAAAGGTGGACGCCGTGGTCAGTAGTGGTCAACATAGTCGCTACCGAGGCGGTGCGTATGGGGAGGTATACCCCACGAAAGATGATTTCCACGCTGGGGGAATAAGCGCAAAGTTTGGTGAAGAGCGCCACGAGAGCTATGCCAAGCAGAATCCgtatgaagaacaaaatgaacattgcGCGAATTTGCACAATTACACAAATGAGGCATTCCCAGATGATCCCGACGCGGACATCGTGGGTATAAATCACAATGACGgttattacaaaaatggtTATCAGCACGTGAGCAGAAATGTGACGCGCGAAGACGATGTGTATGGCAGCCCTAATGGCGAATATACGTACACGAGCAATGAGGACATCCAAACGGCCGGGCGAAGTGTGCGTAACTCGGAGGAACGCTACAACGACGAGTCTTTAAATTATGCCGACAGCTGTAATGAAAATGACCCGCGGTATGGCCGCgcaaatgttaataaaaatgacattttctGCCATTTTTAACCTTCGCCCATGGGTGTTTTGTTTGTGTATAATATCCCAGGAgagggaaccccccctcCCTCTATTCTGTTTAATGTACCCGCTTTGCAGTTTTATATATGCCTCCCGCGGCACTGGTGATGAAGTGGGAAAGGGTGAACTgatggcagttttttttttgaattcgcgtttgcctccccatttgggctCCCCCGTTCTTGCGTATTTGTAATTTTGCCCGTTTCGTAATTTTGCACCTTTTGTAATTTTGCAccttttgtaattttacaccttttgtaattttgcaccttttgtaattttacACCTTTTGTGAATTTGTTTTGTTACACTGTTGCTGCTCAGTTTGGTACTACATGATTTGCCAGTGCCATTTTGCCGCGCCACTCGTGGATGGGCCAGCTTTGGAGCAACTTTTGCGCGGGAATTTCTGCCACGCCTTGAGGCCCTTCCTCCGAATGACCACAAGTTTGAATTTGCATACGTACAATTGCATAGGTGTACGTGTGacgctttttaaaataaatataaaggaGAGAGGAAAGAGGAAACGAAATTGTGTAAACACTTTCTTTTCTGCAtttcttccccgttttttttttttctttttttgtccaGATTTGTGTAcacaagtgaaaaaaacttgcatgtttttttttttttaaaacgtgcGCATattatgcaaatatttaCGCATACATGTCCGCGCGTATGCCCTTTTTAATGGCGAAAATTAGCATTCTTTAAAGAGACGAATgagttaaaaatttacatatggTGTAGCAGCTGAGTGGCAgaaataaacgaaaaaaaggcagtgGTAAAAGTGCTTGCGCATTTTTATGCGCGGAAAAGGTTGGATAAGGAAAGGGCAAAATGGCGAACAAGTGCAACATGCTCAgcgagtaaaaaaaaaggagtaaccttttatttatttttgttttttttgtgcgtgtGTTGAGGAATGAACGTGGGGAGAAAAGCGGAAATAAGATGGACATCACGGAATTTGAAATACCGCTCTTTTCGCCAAACATTActgaaataaattttgggATCTTCGACCTGTGGCTCCGGGGGCACAATGgtaaggggggaggggagcgCGCGCGGCGAGAATGGCGCGCTAAAAGGGCGTAAATAAAGAGCGAAATAAGAGCGATAGAACGGCGAAAGAAAACCACCCCATGCGTCTACCCTTCCTTTGCCCACCCCGCAGAATACGAAGTGCTGTGCATGCTGCAGAACAGCTTCTACGCCGACTTGCTCAAAAGGAAGAACGAGTTGAACAACGCGGGCGACGGGGATGGGGATGGCTATGCTGATGGTGACGGCGATGACGACTTCGACGGCGAAGATGTAGAGGGGAAAACGACGAACAAGGAGAAGAGCGACCATGCGATTAGCAAGGAGATCGAAAATGcggttaaagaaaaatacaaagacaatgttttttttgtaaaaaatagaattatGAATATGTTTAACATGGAAAATAAGGAAAGCGACTACATAGGGAGCAACATTTTGTTCGACCATTTTCTATGTTTATACATAAAACAgcagttttatatttttaacattttatccCACCATTTGACCAATTTGGATCTGcgtttttccaatttttacatCCCcataagcaaaaataaggCGCTAAAactgataaaaaattattacaacaTTGACTTCAATTTGGAgaaggaaattataaaatataaaagcatTAACAACATTTCCAAGTACACAAATGAGATTGTTAAAATTACCAGTATACACAAAATTTCAGTCAAAAGacaaatagaaaatataaaaaatatgtggaAATATGTGATAAATATCTACGAAAGgagaaatataaacataaGTACGTTACATAAGAAAAGACGGATAAGTATGAAAAAGGTAttaaaatttcttaaaaagaatttccaactttataaattttttatgaaaaaggaaaccgTTTTGGACATGAATAATAATGATGGGCATTATCGAAATaggtcatttttatttaaaaaaaaaaaaaaaaaaaggaaaggaaaaggaaaaggaaaaggaaagaaaaaggtacAAAATAACACCAATTCGAAGAATGAATATCTTcagtataatataattaaaactttGGAAAATCTTGTTGGCATTTATTTAGCCAAGAGGTACTTTCGCCTCTACTGGATTATATCCTATCATATCGAGGTACCAAAAAAGGTGAACATTCCTTACCCCTATTTTAACAACATCATTTTGTTGTTATTGGAAAAGCTACAAATTAACGATCTGATTCTCTCTaaggaatatataaatattagtAAAGAGATATACAGCACCTTCAAGAGCAACAAGAATATGGACGCGCTGAAAAGTAAGTTGTGTGGCCTCGCCGACATTAACAACTCGCTGCGCACCAGGGTCCTCATTCGGCTCAAGTGCATCATGAATCTGCTCTGCTGCTTTAGGAATGTAAGAGAGGGGCGTTGGAGAGGGTACCTATATACGCGCACCGCCCTGCGTGAGGCTCTAccccgggggggaaagcCAAATGGGCTCACTGACTCATATAACGCGCTGCGTTGGTGGCGGtgcgcattttttatgatttgCACCTTCCCCTGGCACGTTGCCACATCGTTACATCGCCACATCGCCGCATTGCCAATTCACGGCGTTACCGCTTCTCTGTCCCCCCCCCGTAGTCTTACGAGATAACCAAATTCCTGCTAATTTTCTACGAGctgcaaaaaaacgaaccGTTCACGAACGAGAAGACCTtcataaaacaaaacatcggcaataacaattttgtgaaCAGGATAATGTGCTTTATAAAGTAATCCGATCGTTCGTCTACGTGTATAGATGTGCATGTATGAGTTAGAGGAAGAGCGAGAGGGGGTAGCGGGAGTGCTCCCCTCTTTGAGACTCCCGCGCCTGCCCCTTTTCGTGCTTCACCCTCTACACCTTCACTTCTTTACAGGGAGGCGGAAAACTATTCCAAGAGGAAAAAGGCCGAGTATGAGAACTTAaggggaaacgaaaaaacgaacattTCGTAGTGTTTGTCAAAAGGGTTTAGGGGAGAGTCTGCCCAGCGCCCACATTTGTGTCGCGCGGAATGCCCGACGTTGTTCCTTCGGCATGCGCGCCATTGGTATCCCCCCACACATCACGCGGTTAATTTGTTGGCTATTCGCATCGCGTGATTGCACTATTTgattgttcatttttttgtgcctttttttgtacatttgtgactagcagtttttttttttaccgaaCGAACTCACACTAGTATGATGTGTGGGCCTTCacaatttgcacacacgGCGGATAAAGCCGAACTCCCTTATTATCATTTCTTCCTATTAATatggccattttttgctggaaaaaatgtcaaatGTCAAAGTGGTGAAAGCTTTACACGTCTGTCACTATGATGACCAGTAGTGTACACATGTGGGAGTtacgtttttctttttttttttggtgtttTCCTTTGAAATGCGTCACCgtggggtaaaaaaaaaagaaaaaaatcgtgcagatgaaaaatttaaaaagagcaATACGAAATGGTGTTACGAAATGGTGTGCACGCAAATGTGGACTGAACGGTGGAAGGGCCTCTCAGCTGTGGTTGCTGACCTGTGCGTCCGATTGTGCTTATCGTCTGGCCCACCTCTTTGATGTTTTGTTTCCCCAGTCCGGGACGCACCATTCGTTTGCCCGCCAAAATTGCAGCAAAGGGGTGCCTCTCCCATTTCGCCATAAATGCACACATTGAAGCAGTGCGGCTAACTGTACGTATATCAGGGGACACATTTGCTGACCTACTTATcatcgtcttcttcttcctcttcctcttcctcttcctcctcatctgcctcatcgtcgtcatcgtcTTCCTCATCTTCCGCGACGTAATCCTCCTCGTCATCATCATCCTCATCCGCAACGTACTCCTCTTCATCCGATTCGGAGAGTTCATCGCCAAAGTCCTGTTTTTTATCGGCAACATTGGCATCATCCTgaatgtgtatatttttactttttaaaaattccaaaaGAGGGAGGTATTCACTTTTATCAATATTGGTATACTCATAACTCATCCCTCTTTTGTGTTTTATAATTAGGGAGAAGAAACGGTGTTGATTTATGTTGCCCGTTCTTTGAAAACTGAGTGTGACGATATCATCAAAGGAGATTAGGATGACCggttttataataaaaaggaagtatTTATTTAGGGGGTACAACTGTCCACTGGCTGCTCTATAACTGCATGTGATgccatgttcattttttgctgttCTGTAGTCCCCTGGGATGATGGCATTCTTTTTAACCAGAGCGGTAAACAGTCTAGTAACTACATCGTATGCTTTTCCGGAGAGTgatttttccaatttatattttttcaaatcttCCTCACTTGCGTTGATATCCAATTCCATATCATCATCGTTATTGAGTTGAATCAAAATGAAAGGGTATTCAGTTTGTCcttgcttcattttgttatttaggctaaaaattaaaacgtaCTGATTGGAGTTACTTTTGGGCACTAgcaacattttatttatgttagtATACTGAATGGTAAAGTCGTAGGACTTCCCATGTAGCTTGAACGattttgtgtacatttcGATTTCGTATCTTCCTCTTGGGACCAGGAGAGGAATATTTGCAAGGGAAGCAATGCATTCACTTTTGGAGTCTCCtatatttactttttctagcaaatcatttttaaaattttgaaaattttgattttcatcattttcatgAGGATAACAGAAGCGTATTTCTGATAGGAAATcttcattcgtttttttattttcctcattttttaattccatcGCTATGTCCGTCTTTATCTGGACATTCAGCTGACTGATGCTGTTCGTTGGAATGGTAAAAGCATACTTATTGTCTATGTCAAAGGTTATGTTCGAGTTTTCCAGCTTGAATTCTCCCCAGTTCCATCCCCTCGTGGCTAGCTTCCTGCTAGCTAATCTGAGATTGAAATATTTCTGAAAATGCTGGGTTATTTCGGATGTATTTCTATCTGGGAATCCGTCGAAAAAGATGATCAAGTTGTCTTTCTGCTCACTGAACTTTAGGTGTAGCCTGTTATTGTTGTAGCTCGTTTTTATCCACTCCGCTTCACTTATGTCGCTGCACTTGTACTGGTATACgctgttcgtttttttgtttttccatccTAGGAACTCGTTGGACATACGAAACGATCCGTAGTCGCAGCCCCCGAACCCCCGGATGTTTCCGATGGAGATCACGGGGTTGCTCCCCGAGCTGCCGGCGTTCTCTCCCATGGGTTGTAAGGGGGCGGCGCAGTAAAAGCGGCAGTGAAAGGGACGGTAAACGCGCTAGTGTGGCTTCCTTCCTCAGGGAGGCTCTTCCGAAGTCCCTATTTTGTGAAGTCCCCTTGGAGGGATCCCCCTCAGCAAGTCTGCTTCAACTTGGACTAGTGGAGCCCTCCTTTGAGGAAACCCCGTGCACGCGGAGAAAAATCGGTGCCGAGCAGCCTCGCAATAATGTTGCCACGACTGTCCGAGGTTcgtgcctccccctttttgcaaagctCCGTAAAAGGTCTGCAGACCCCCCGTGGTCGGATAACTGCGTCACGGAAATTTACCCAAGGAGGGTGGTTCCTCTTTCCGCAGGGCGGGCTTTGTTTCCGGCTCAGTGGGCAAGCTGAGGTAAAACGAAAAGAACACGAACGCGGAGGTAAgtttttaaatgtacatatatgcatgtacgaTGCCGCGTGCGTTTGTTCCTTCGAGGGGGCACTTGCACTTACGCTTCCGCGCAGTTGAGAGTTATATTTATCTTTGCAGGCCTGCAATATGCACTGCATTTGTTGGGCCTTAGAAATGTCCCCGCCCAGCCCCAATAGGTCTTTCAAATAGgcgtggaaaaaataaaatactcaGGCCATTCTGGGTTTAGCATAAACTATACTTGCTATTCCACACGCTTGCGCGAAAGGCGCCAATTTGAGAAGCTGCTCGAATTTTCCACTCTTCAAAAATGTTGGCTTACCGATTTTTGGCTTCCCCTGGTTTAACTTCTTATTTCATGGAGGGGCGAACTTCATGGGGGAGTATAAAACAGGAGGGAGAGACTTGAAAAGGTGGCGTGCGTGCACGAGTCGGACCGAaatgggggtaaaaaaaaggacaatcGTCGCCCAAACGAAAACCGAAATGGAGCGGGTCATAAACGGGTCATAAGCGGTTTATAAACGGGTTataatttgcaaaaggggcagcCAGATTGGGAAAGAGAAACGGAGCCAAGTGGtgataaatggaaaaaaatcgaaGCAAATGAATATGTGGCGAGCCAAACACGTGACACTTCACAAActgaaccaaaaaaaaaaaataaaaataaactgagGGGCATGTAGGAGAGCTcaacaaaaaagaggacgcataaaaagggaagcaggCCATACCACAATCGAGCACACGATTAAAGCGACTAACTGCTGCTAcgtttgtgtaatttttcctcccaCCCCCTTTTGTTGCCAGAAAATGTAAAGGGGAGTCACCacggagggaaaaaatcgaGGTGACAAACGGGTGAcacgaaggggaaagaagtcATATGCATCGTAAAAAATGGTTAGCCCAAATTAGGCGCCTAAAAATTTACGGGAGATATCTTCCTACTACATTAGTAAAACTGACAGTGTATGTCAAAACGGCTTCCACGCTGGACTCTTGGCATACGTATAGAAAAGGCTTCGCCAGTTCGTCGCGCTGATGCGGGAAATGAGCATTCGGCATATTTTGCGGCATTAATTTTGTGCAATtgtttgaatatttttttttttttttttttcattcacctATTGGCACATTAAATACGTTCCCACGTTTGGAACCCCTTTGAGTTCATCCACGAGTACACCATTTGGGCATTTCCCCAGAAGTGAAAGACAcgaatgtgcaaaaatgttgaccggttttgtgtaaaaaatggagccAAAGTGTGAGCGAtggggtgaagaaaaaaaaaaaaaattcccaactagggggaaaaaaaaaaagaaagatacagcttccccccattttgctaagCACCTCCATGAGTGACGTTTCACCTCAAATAGGAGATGTAAAGATTTGTTTGAAAATCCTTAGTGGTACTTACCTGCCCACACGCGTAAACATATGGAACGGGGAATGAGGGAGACTGCGCCCATTTAATTGTTCCACTGCACACACATGAGTAAGTGTACCCACATAGGGGTAGGCATAACAGGCGCGCATATCGCACGTAAGGCAGCATCTATTGGGAGTGCCACGACGAATTATGGGAAAAGGTAGAATGGTGGGACGCCGAAAAGGGTCATTCGAAAGGGTAAACTGGCGCGCCAGTGTTGCGGTaaaaggggagcagcaaAGGGAGAGAATTCGAATATACACAGGTACAATTTTATAAGCGAAACAGGGTATAAACGGCTAAGCCGCGCAAAG includes:
- a CDS encoding hypothetical protein, conserved (encoded by transcript PVX_118415A), which produces MDITEFEIPLFSPNITEINFGIFDLWLRGHNEYEVLCMLQNSFYADLLKRKNELNNAGDGDGDGYADGDGDDDFDGEDVEGKTTNKEKSDHAISKEIENAVKEKYKDNVFFVKNRIMNMFNMENKESDYIGSNILFDHFLCLYIKQQFYIFNILSHHLTNLDLRFSNFYIPISKNKALKLIKNYYNIDFNLEKEIIKYKSINNISKYTNEIVKITSIHKISVKRQIENIKNMWKYVINIYERRNINISTLHKKRRISMKKVLKFLKKNFQLYKFFMKKETVLDMNNNDGHYRNRSFLFKKKKKKRKGKGKGKGKKKVQNNTNSKNEYLQYNIIKTLENLVGIYLAKRYFRLYWIISYHIEVPKKVNIPYPYFNNIILLLLEKLQINDLILSKEYINISKEIYSTFKSNKNMDALKSKLCGLADINNSLRTRVLIRLKCIMNLLCCFRNSYEITKFLLIFYELQKNEPFTNEKTFIKQNIGNNNFVNRIMCFIK
- a CDS encoding structure specific recognition protein, putative (encoded by transcript PVX_118420A), with the protein product MGENAGSSGSNPVISIGNIRGFGGCDYGSFRMSNEFLGWKNKKTNSVYQYKCSDISEAEWIKTSYNNNRLHLKFSEQKDNLIIFFDGFPDRNTSEITQHFQKYFNLRLASRKLATRGWNWGEFKLENSNITFDIDNKYAFTIPTNSISQLNVQIKTDIAMELKNEENKKTNEDFLSEIRFCYPHENDENQNFQNFKNDLLEKVNIGDSKSECIASLANIPLLVPRGRYEIEMYTKSFKLHGKSYDFTIQYTNINKMLLVPKSNSNQYVLIFSLNNKMKQGQTEYPFILIQLNNDDDMELDINASEEDLKKYKLEKSLSGKAYDVVTRLFTALVKKNAIIPGDYRTAKNEHGITCSYRAASGQLYPLNKYFLFIIKPVILISFDDIVTLSFQRTGNINQHRFFSLIIKHKRGMSYEYTNIDKSEYLPLLEFLKSKNIHIQDDANVADKKQDFGDELSESDEEEYVADEDDDDEEDYVAEDEEDDDDDEADEEEEEEEEEEEDDDK
- a CDS encoding hypothetical protein, conserved (encoded by transcript PVX_118410A), which translates into the protein MESPKASMHEAYKSFCSQHPLKKLSMPKSDLVWSYYDINSRNENIVIFLHGICGTAGCYFYQLDALANLGFRVISFQYPCYNYLKDWIKNMCNILEYLNIKKAHFFASDLGGYLMQLYAKLYPSKVESLILCNSYRRTDDFAAVAAFRNVYGKLYSFLPHVLLKKIILENYIYVNYVNIDLKEKNSLEFMSNEVDLISSADLGGRISLQLSSENVDSICVNDRSITILQTLNNTYADSLNEDMKNAYPYAKHAILKSGGSFPYLSRHEEVNMYILVHLRNNCNAVFVKEQISSMSYMHQLKSEEVDIEQFASGRKFGKRVDGNVRKMTSEGGKCKISTINRCGTSPSSGDMHKGTTYHTEGGDPNGATFSYKERRKTEEGKIKQGVRSIRRDGHPEEQEDLFNLYKYGSYNSCENFSRKDTVTSEETVNSHEKVDAVVSSGQHSRYRGGAYGEVYPTKDDFHAGGISAKFGEERHESYAKQNPYEEQNEHCANLHNYTNEAFPDDPDADIVGINHNDGYYKNGYQHVSRNVTREDDVYGSPNGEYTYTSNEDIQTAGRSVRNSEERYNDESLNYADSCNENDPRYGRANVNKNDIFCHF